One Candidatus Caldatribacterium sp. DNA segment encodes these proteins:
- a CDS encoding 30S ribosomal protein S18: protein MAVEREERVVRKRFFRKKKKVCIFCLGKAHIDYKDVETLQKFLSERGKIIPRRISGNCAKHQRRLAQAIKRAREMALLPYIIE from the coding sequence GTGGCTGTCGAGAGAGAAGAACGCGTTGTGCGAAAGAGGTTCTTTCGTAAAAAGAAGAAGGTGTGCATCTTCTGTCTGGGCAAGGCTCACATCGACTACAAAGATGTCGAGACCTTGCAGAAATTCCTGAGCGAGCGGGGTAAAATCATCCCTCGCCGTATCAGTGGGAATTGCGCAAAACACCAGAGGAGGCTTGCGCAGGCCATCAAGAGGGCCAGGGAAATGGCGCTCTTACCGTACATTATTGAGTAA
- a CDS encoding YybS family protein — translation MRSIRPTVEGAFLAALTVILYLASIYIPILGVFVSFLCPLPVMFLVIRWGARVGILASFVASALVFTLAGLMQAVTCLVGFSLLGIAMGVTVRRRYALPEILILNTGVSLLSKLALVGIALIVAGKNPLVENIRLLEETLKRTPWIPQNLPGTEGLLELVQLIMPALLLVASLFDTGCNFLLGRWIGKRLGLSFPEIPPFSEWRLPRSVFWVFVLGWVFVLFGGPSVLGKIGINLQIVTQLLFLFQGLSLVYYFLGRYIRSKAVRVGILAFLMFQPLLSSLLSWLGVFDVFFDFRRLGTKQ, via the coding sequence ATGAGGAGTATCCGGCCAACCGTTGAGGGCGCTTTCCTCGCAGCCCTCACGGTTATTCTCTACCTCGCCTCGATATACATTCCCATCTTAGGGGTCTTCGTGAGTTTCCTCTGTCCCTTGCCGGTCATGTTCCTCGTCATTCGGTGGGGTGCCCGGGTTGGGATTTTGGCCTCTTTTGTGGCCAGTGCTCTTGTTTTCACCCTTGCTGGGCTCATGCAGGCTGTAACGTGCCTTGTGGGGTTTTCCCTCCTTGGCATTGCCATGGGTGTTACCGTAAGGAGGAGGTACGCACTTCCGGAAATCCTTATCCTAAATACAGGGGTTTCTCTCCTTTCAAAGCTTGCCCTCGTAGGAATTGCCTTGATTGTCGCAGGGAAGAATCCCCTTGTGGAGAACATCCGTCTCCTTGAGGAGACTTTGAAGCGGACTCCATGGATTCCTCAAAATCTCCCTGGAACCGAGGGACTTTTAGAACTCGTGCAGCTTATCATGCCTGCACTTCTTCTTGTGGCCTCACTCTTTGACACCGGGTGCAATTTTCTCCTTGGTCGCTGGATTGGGAAAAGACTCGGCCTTTCCTTTCCCGAAATTCCTCCTTTCTCTGAGTGGCGACTTCCAAGGTCTGTCTTTTGGGTTTTTGTCCTTGGGTGGGTATTCGTCCTCTTTGGAGGTCCCTCGGTTCTCGGGAAGATTGGGATTAACCTCCAGATTGTGACACAGCTTCTCTTTCTCTTCCAGGGCCTCTCTCTGGTATACTACTTTCTGGGGAGGTATATTCGCTCTAAGGCGGTGCGGGTGGGCATTCTTGCTTTTTTGATGTTCCAGCCGTTGCTTTCTTCCCTCCTGAGCTGGTTGGGTGTATTTGATGTGTTCTTCGATTTTCGCAGGTTGGGTACGAAGCAATAG
- a CDS encoding 50S ribosomal protein L9, translated as MKVILLRDVENLGKEGDVVEVRRGYARNYLFPQKLAIEATPANLSQLEAIRRKKAKAEEKELAEAKALQKRLDGMVLEFFKKAGETGKLYGSLTSKEIADRISQELQREFDRKYIDLEEPIKDLGEHKVRVNLGRGVVATLTVRILPEEVGHPGR; from the coding sequence ATGAAGGTTATTCTCCTTCGAGATGTTGAGAATTTGGGGAAAGAGGGCGATGTGGTCGAAGTACGACGGGGATATGCCCGAAACTATCTCTTCCCGCAGAAATTGGCTATTGAGGCAACTCCGGCAAACCTCTCTCAGCTTGAGGCAATTCGTCGCAAAAAAGCCAAAGCAGAGGAAAAAGAACTCGCAGAGGCGAAGGCGCTCCAGAAACGCCTTGACGGCATGGTTCTTGAATTCTTCAAAAAAGCGGGCGAGACTGGAAAGCTCTACGGATCTCTGACCTCAAAGGAAATTGCCGATCGTATTTCCCAGGAATTGCAGAGAGAATTCGATCGAAAGTACATCGATCTCGAAGAACCCATTAAGGACCTGGGAGAACACAAGGTTAGAGTAAACCTTGGGCGTGGTGTAGTGGCTACGTTGACCGTGAGGATTCTCCCTGAAGAGGTGGGGCACCCTGGGCGTTGA
- a CDS encoding 30S ribosomal protein S6, protein MQEYELGVVIRPTLNEEAVQGVVEKLKSTIVGQGGTVHNVDFWGKRKLAYPIEKQKEGYYVFLRFSISPRSVAEVSRVARYTEDILRHILVKEEKKRLEKPTSVEVSDAPTQPE, encoded by the coding sequence GTGCAGGAGTACGAACTTGGTGTGGTTATCCGGCCAACCCTGAATGAGGAAGCCGTACAGGGAGTGGTGGAGAAGCTCAAAAGTACCATAGTGGGTCAGGGTGGAACGGTCCACAACGTAGACTTTTGGGGAAAGCGAAAACTCGCGTATCCTATCGAGAAGCAAAAAGAAGGATACTACGTATTCCTCCGCTTCAGTATTTCCCCAAGGAGTGTGGCCGAGGTGTCCCGCGTTGCCCGGTACACCGAGGATATCCTTCGCCACATTCTGGTGAAGGAGGAAAAGAAACGTCTTGAAAAGCCCACTTCAGTTGAAGTGAGCGATGCACCGACCCAGCCTGAATAA
- a CDS encoding single-stranded DNA-binding protein: MHRPSLNKVFLVGFLTQSPVVRYVPNGTPVTTFSLAVSRGISGEDNREYFDYLQIVAWRDLALFCGENLKRGDWVLVEGRIQVRAFEDQSGQKRKTYEIVAQEVKRLTDCAPVIEEKHFELF, encoded by the coding sequence ATGCACCGACCCAGCCTGAATAAGGTCTTTCTCGTTGGTTTTCTTACCCAAAGCCCGGTTGTCCGTTACGTCCCAAACGGCACTCCGGTGACGACCTTTTCCCTGGCAGTCTCAAGGGGGATAAGTGGCGAGGACAACCGGGAGTACTTCGATTACCTTCAAATTGTGGCGTGGAGGGATCTCGCACTCTTTTGCGGGGAGAACCTTAAGCGAGGAGACTGGGTCCTTGTTGAGGGGAGAATACAGGTACGAGCCTTCGAGGACCAGAGCGGTCAGAAAAGAAAAACTTACGAAATTGTGGCTCAGGAAGTGAAGCGTCTTACAGACTGTGCCCCGGTGATTGAGGAGAAACACTTTGAGCTCTTCTGA